Proteins encoded in a region of the Sugiyamaella lignohabitans strain CBS 10342 chromosome B, complete sequence genome:
- the TGL4 gene encoding Tgl4p (Multifunctional lipase/hydrolase/phospholipase; triacylglycerol lipase, steryl ester hydrolase, and Ca2+-independent phospholipase A2; catalyzes acyl-CoA dependent acylation of LPA to PA; required with Tgl3p for timely bud formation; phosphorylated and activated by Cdc28p; TGL4 has a paralog, TGL5, that arose from the whole genome duplication; GO_component: GO:0016021 - integral component of membrane [Evidence IEA]; GO_component: GO:0005811 - lipid particle [Evidence IEA,IEA]; GO_component: GO:0005811 - lipid particle [Evidence IDA] [PMID 14562095]; GO_component: GO:0005811 - lipid particle [Evidence IDA] [PMID 16135509]; GO_component: GO:0005811 - lipid particle [Evidence IDA] [PMID 16267052]; GO_component: GO:0005811 - lipid particle [Evidence IDA] [PMID 24390141]; GO_component: GO:0005811 - lipid particle [Evidence IDA] [PMID 24868093]; GO_component: GO:0016020 - membrane [Evidence IEA,IEA]; GO_function: GO:0047499 - calcium-independent phospholipase A2 activity [Evidence IDA,IMP] [PMID 20332534]; GO_function: GO:0016787 - hydrolase activity [Evidence IEA]; GO_function: GO:0042171 - lysophosphatidic acid acyltransferase activity [Evidence IDA] [PMID 20332534]; GO_function: GO:0004771 - sterol esterase activity [Evidence IDA,IMP] [PMID 20332534]; GO_function: GO:0004806 - triglyceride lipase activity [Evidence IEA]; GO_function: GO:0004806 - triglyceride lipase activity [Evidence IDA,IMP] [PMID 16135509]; GO_function: GO:0004806 - triglyceride lipase activity [Evidence IDA,IMP] [PMID 20332534]; GO_process: GO:0007114 - cell budding [Evidence IGI,IMP] [PMID 19150427]; GO_process: GO:0016042 - lipid catabolic process [Evidence IEA]; GO_process: GO:0006629 - lipid metabolic process [Evidence IEA,IEA]; GO_process: GO:0008152 - metabolic process [Evidence IEA]; GO_process: GO:0006644 - phospholipid metabolic process [Evidence IMP] [PMID 20332534]; GO_process: GO:0030435 - sporulation resulting in formation of a cellular spore [Evidence IEA]; GO_process: GO:0019433 - triglyceride catabolic process [Evidence IGI,IMP] [PMID 16267052]; GO_process: GO:0006642 - triglyceride mobilization [Evidence IDA,IMP] [PMID 16135509]) yields the protein MTGTAGLEDGVCDDGKNAESDTEIRESHRGLPLAKKLNGDLFSLESTNENEAEERVTEIHRVSDPLYDRTSRRVFVTGSLGNLLGDDGQDEDENSDASGEDSGDRFPEYFSDHMTMKVKSIKRPGTGQEESHKRNGRLKSSSQPNKIPSSSWMDISLHQVLKSVLGRVPRSTPGIKTLTRIIDLVYDSSINTYDGASEDPTGDSELDSTSISEQRSDKLEAPFTPPPGMRYGLTDRERHDYPFTQYNSQTSRVEEVYDNSVSEISRSNKPKRGKTSDLIEALKEQQRKAETYSHWLEASRELDSLLGYDEWKAQDESDLYDSELVRHRLEQLQQAREDGDMERLLVLVRTTLQRNLGNIGDPQLYQYSYTGTKHLIENYICECELSLQTLMASPKIDDTRLLGTLIQTRKAFGRTALVLSGGSTFGVLHIGVLFELWSAKLLPRVISGSSAGSIFASILCIHLDEELDSLLQLLEGDFDIFEKTGSEESTLVRITRFLKYGTWFDNKYISSTLRSLLGDLTFQEAYYRTRRVLNVTVSPSSVHEMPKLLNYLTAPNVLIWSAVCASCSVPLVFASFDILAKNPKTGEHYSWTPATFIDGSVDNDLPLARLSEMFNVNHFIACQVNPHVAPFLKLSEAISGGDSPISNDKSTRSLTRSIISRWSALWTFTQEIISDEVSHFLLILTELGIFNNYSSKFRSVLAQQYSGDITILPQIKWSELGQLFKNPSPEFFKKTRERAAASTWHKISIIRNHCAIELALDRAILEIRSRLIPHPFAHSEQQATAGRPPRMYHYRRKSEIVLQKTLLRKNSWQDVGSKKYWSPSPPFLSAHSSHVSLHSLNPNSAVARFKDAYHHQSQTNLFN from the coding sequence ATGACTGGTACTGCTGGTCTTGAAGATGGAGTCTGTGACGATGGTAAGAATGCTGAAAGCGATACTGAGATTAGAGAGTCCCACCGGGGGTTACCACTGGCGAAAAAACTGAATGGGGATTTATTCAGTTTGGAATCTACGAATGAGAATGAAGCCGAAGAAAGAGTCACAGAAATACACAGGGTGTCAGATCCACTCTATGATAGAACTTCCCGTCGAGTATTTGTTACAGGGAGCCTGGGTAACTTGCTGGGCGACGATGGGcaagatgaagacgaaaaTTCCGACGCAAGTGGTGAAGATAGTGGCGACAGGTTTCCTGAATATTTTTCGGACCATATGACCATGAAAGTGAAGTCCATAAAGCGACCAGGCACTggccaagaagaaagcCATAAGCGAAATGGTAGACTGAAGAGCTCGTCCcaaccaaacaaaattCCTTCGTCATCCTGGATGGACATATCATTACACCAGGTTCTGAAGTCTGTTCTCGGGCGCGTACCTCGATCGACCCCAGGAATTAAGACGCTAACTCGAATTATTGACTTGGTTTACGACAGCTCTATTAATACCTACGATGGCGCTAGCGAAGACCCGACTGGTGACTCTGAGCTCGACTCCacatcaatatcagaacAACGAAGTGATAAACTCGAAGCTCCATTTACTCCTCCTCCGGGTATGCGGTATGGGCTGACAGATAGAGAGAGACATGATTACCCATTTACTCAGTACAATAGCCAAACGTCACGGGTTGAAGAAGTTTATGACAACTCTGTGAGTGAAATCAGTAGATCCAACAAGCCGAAGCGAGGAAAAACATCGGATCTCATTGAAGCGCTTAAAGAACAGCAACGAAAAGCTGAAACATATTCACACTGGCTGGAGGCATCTCGTGAATTAGACTCGTTGCTCGGTTATGACGAATGGAAGGCTCAAGATGAGTCGGACTTGTATGACAGCGAGCTGGTAAGACACAGGTTAGAACAGCTACAGCAAGCACGTGAAGATGGTGATATGGAACGGTTATTGGTACTTGTCAGAACGACACTTCAGAGGAACTTGGGAAATATCGGCGATCCGCAGCTCTATCAATATTCTTACACTGGTACCAAGCATTTAATTGAGAACTACATATGTGAGTGCGAACTATCTTTGCAAACACTAATGGCTTCACCTAAAATAGACGACACTCGCTTGTTGGGAACATTGATCCAGACAAGAAAAGCTTTCGGTAGAACTGCACTGGTATTGTCAGGCGGTAGCACGTTTGGCGTGCTTCACATTGGCGTGCTCTTTGAGCTTTGGAGCGCAAAGTTACTCCCCAGGGTCATTTCGGGATCATCTGCAGGGTCTATATTTGCAAGCATCCTCTGCATTCATCTTGATGAAGAGCTCGACAGTCTATTACAGCTCCTTGAGGGTGAttttgatatatttgagAAAACCGGAAGCGAGGAGAGCACACTTGTACGCATAACAAGATTTCTGAAATATGGCACTTGGTTTGATAACAAGTATATTTCTTCAACACTGCGTTCTTTACTGGGCGACTTGACTTTTCAAGAAGCTTACTATAGAACTCGTCGAGTACTTAATGTTACGGTATCACCGTCTTCGGTACACGAAATGCCTAAGTTGTTGAACTATTTGACTGCTCCAAACGTTCTCATATGGTCTGCGGTGTGTGCCTCTTGCTCGGTCCCATTAGTATTTGCTTCGTTTGATATTTTAGCCAAAAACCCCAAGACAGGTGAACACTATTCGTGGACGCCCGCGACTTTTATCGATGGAAGTGTTGATAATGATCTACCACTTGCCCGTTTATCTGAGATGTTCAACGTAAATCATTTTATAGCCTGTCAGGTTAATCCACATGTGGCGCCATTTTTAAAGCTATCAGAGGCTAtatctggtggtgatagCCCTATATCCAACGATAAGTCCACTAGGTCGCTAACGAGATCGATAATATCTCGATGGTCAGCATTATGGACGTTTACTCAAGAAATTATCAGCGACGAGGTTTCTCATTTCTTGCTTATTTTGACGGAGCTGGGGATATTCAATAATTACAGCTCCAAGTTTCGGTCAGTTCTAGCTCAACAGTATTCGGGGGACATTACAATTTTACCACAGATCAAGTGGTCAGAACTAGGACAGTTATTTAAGAATCCCTCTCCAGAGTTTTTTAAGAAAACAAGAGAGcgggctgctgcttcgACCTGGCACAAAATATCAATTATTCGAAACCACTGTGCCATAGAATTGGCTCTTGACAGGGCTATTTTAGAGATCAGGTCTAGGCTTATTCCACACCCTTTCGCACATAGTGAACAACAAGCCACTGCAGGTAGGCCACCTCGAATGTATCATTATCGTCGGAAGTCTGAGATTGTTTTACAGAAGACTCTTTTGAGGAAGAATTCGTGGCAAGACGTTGGATCGAAAAAGTACTGGAGTCCCAGTCCTCCTTTTCTTTCCGCACACTCCTCGCATGTTAGCTTACACTCGCTCAATCCTAATTCAGCAGTTGCTCGTTTTAAGGATGCATATCACCATCAGTCTCAAACAAACTTATTTAACTAA
- the SER33 gene encoding phosphoglycerate dehydrogenase SER33 (3-phosphoglycerate dehydrogenase; catalyzes the first step in serine and glycine biosynthesis; SER33 has a paralog, SER3, that arose from the whole genome duplication; GO_component: GO:0005737 - cytoplasm [Evidence IDA] [PMID 14562095]; GO_function: GO:0051287 - NAD binding [Evidence IEA]; GO_function: GO:0016597 - amino acid binding [Evidence IEA]; GO_function: GO:0048037 - cofactor binding [Evidence IEA]; GO_function: GO:0016491 - oxidoreductase activity [Evidence IEA]; GO_function: GO:0016616 - oxidoreductase activity, acting on the CH-OH group of donors, NAD or NADP as acceptor [Evidence IEA]; GO_function: GO:0004617 - phosphoglycerate dehydrogenase activity [Evidence IEA]; GO_function: GO:0004617 - phosphoglycerate dehydrogenase activity [Evidence IMP] [PMID 12525494]; GO_process: GO:0006564 - L-serine biosynthetic process [Evidence IEA]; GO_process: GO:0008652 - cellular amino acid biosynthetic process [Evidence IEA]; GO_process: GO:0008152 - metabolic process [Evidence IEA]; GO_process: GO:0055114 - oxidation-reduction process [Evidence IEA,IEA]; GO_process: GO:0009070 - serine family amino acid biosynthetic process [Evidence IMP] [PMID 12525494]), whose protein sequence is MTSPQNIQNIPNIQQLANSLNEVSLSTSPTNTFSGSFNSFKARRLSTTNKAKPLKPFSTGDFKILLLENVNQTAIDILSKQGYQIEFHKTSLGEAELIEKIKDVHAIGIRSKTKLTEKILSHAANLVSIGCFCIGTNQVDLEYAAKKGIAVFNSPFSNSRSVAELVIAEIITLARQLGDRSIELHSGTWNKVSAKCWEIRGKTLGIVGYGHIGAQLSVLAEAMGMNVIYYDVQMIMSMGTAKQVGSLKELLNNADFVTLHVPELPETKGMISTAQFNEMKQGSYLINASRGTVVDIPALIEARKSGRVAGFALDVFPNEPAKNGVDLFNNDLNAWASELTSLGNVILSPHIGGSTEEAQSAIGVEVGSALVKYINEGSSIGSVNFPEVDLRTLSQDQVNHVRVLYIHQNVPGVLRTVNEIFAEHNIDKQFSDSEGDIAYLMADISDVYESDIKKLYEQLEQTPFKIRTRLLY, encoded by the coding sequence ATGACTTCTCCtcaaaatattcaaaaCATTCCAAATATTCAACAACTGGCTAATAGTCTTAACGAAGTTAGCTTGTCAACTTCGCCCACTAATACTTTCAGTGGATCTTTCAATTCGTTCAAGGCTCGCAGATTATCAACCACTAACAAGGCTAAGCCTTTAAAGCCCTTCAGCACTGGTGATTTCAAGATCCTCCTACTTGAAAATGTCAATCAAACCGCTATTGACATTCTTAGTAAACAAGGTTACCAAATTGAGTTTCATAAGACTTCTCTCGGAGAGGCTGAATTGATCGAGAAGATCAAGGATGTCCATGCTATTGGTATCAGATCAAAGACTAAACTTACTGAAAAGATCTTGTCCCATGCTGCGAACTTAGTATCCATTGGTTGTTTCTGTATTGGCACTAACCAAGTCGATTTAGAATATGCGGCTAAGAAGGGTATTGCTGTCTTCAACTCACCATTTTCTAATTCCAGATCTGTTGCCGAGTTGGTGATTGCCGAAATTATTACCTTGGCTCGTCAATTGGGCGATAGATCGATTGAACTTCATTCTGGTACTTGGAATAAGGTCTCGGCCAAATGTTGGGAAATTCGTGGCAAGACGCTGGGTATTGTAGGATATGGTCATATCGGTGCCCAATTGTCAGTTCTTGCAGAAGCTATGGGTATGAACGTTATTTACTATGATGTCCAAATGATCATGTCAATGGGTACTGCCAAGCAGGTTGGTTCTCTTAAGGAACTTCTTAACAATGCTGACTTCGTCACTTTGCATGTCCCTGAATTGCCAGAGACTAAGGGAATGATTTCGACCGCTCAATTTAACGAGATGAAACAAGGTTCCTATTTGATCAATGCTTCTAGAGgtactgttgttgacatCCCCGCCTTAATCGAGGCTCGCAAGTCCGGCAGGGTTGCTGGTTTCGCCCTTGATGTGTTCCCTAATGAACCAGCCAAGAACGGTGTTGATTTGTTCAACAATGACCTGAATGCTTGGGCTTCAGAATTGACCAGTTTGGGCAATGTCATTTTATCACCTCACATTGGTGGATCTACCGAGGAGGCCCAAAGTGCTATAGGCGTCGAAGTGGGCAGTGCACTCGTTAAATATATCAACGAAGGATCATCCATTGGCTCTGTTAACTTTCCTGAAGTCGATCTTCGTACTCTTTCTCAAGACCAAGTCAACCATGTCCGTGTTCTTTACATTCATCAAAACGTTCCTGGTGTCTTACGTACTGTCAACGAAATTTTTGCTGAACACAATATTGACAAGCAATTCTCTGACTCTGAGGGTGATATTGCCTACCTTATGgctgatatttctgatgTTTATGAGTCTGACATCAAGAAACTTTATGAACAACTTGAGCAAACTCCTTTCAAGATCAGAACCAGACTTCTTTATTAG
- the RPN2 gene encoding proteasome regulatory particle base subunit RPN2 (Subunit of the 26S proteasome; substrate of the N-acetyltransferase Nat1p; protein abundance increases in response to DNA replication stress; GO_component: GO:0005634 - nucleus [Evidence IDA] [PMID 15210724]; GO_component: GO:0005634 - nucleus [Evidence IDA] [PMID 22842922]; GO_component: GO:0000502 - proteasome complex [Evidence IEA,IEA]; GO_component: GO:0008540 - proteasome regulatory particle, base subcomplex [Evidence IDA] [PMID 9741626]; GO_component: GO:0034515 - proteasome storage granule [Evidence IDA] [PMID 18504300]; GO_function: GO:0004175 - endopeptidase activity [Evidence IMP] [PMID 7565784]; GO_function: GO:0030234 - enzyme regulator activity [Evidence IEA]; GO_function: GO:0030674 - protein binding, bridging [Evidence IPI] [PMID 12200120]; GO_process: GO:0043248 - proteasome assembly [Evidence IGI] [PMID 17911101]; GO_process: GO:0050790 - regulation of catalytic activity [Evidence IEA]; GO_process: GO:0042176 - regulation of protein catabolic process [Evidence IEA]; GO_process: GO:0006511 - ubiquitin-dependent protein catabolic process [Evidence IMP,IPI] [PMID 7565784]), whose amino-acid sequence MTSEELYEDDKFPAPQLAALVASKVYYNLGEFNASMRFALVAGDKLDLSQQSEYVETIISKCLSHYISVSQKLHDIPKENLTDEEKVIDPKLVAVAEKMLKRCIDNGDHKLALGVVLEARRLDIIESILKNAGNAVDATGDETTTSALAQYVLDCSISLVSNREFRNKVLHMLVGIILDTENADYFAISKIIVQLNDSNLALRLFKDLLSNAKLDDTKRLIAYQVAFDLVASAPQQLLESVANDLTTFNGADKQEGGANYYDKLIKILSGVPTCDLNITFLQKHNNTDLSILNKTKNQLDGRNSIFHSAVTFENAFMHAGTTADGFFRSNLEWLSKATNWTKFSATAALGVIHQGNLSQGRRILQPYLPGSQGSCYSQGGSLFALGLIFAGHGREVVDYLRQHITDGGVGSSQNSEAEVVLHGAALGVGVAGMASGNVEVYEELRNILFSDSAIAGEGVGLAMGLVMAGGSGSSDASLSRDAADSAQAEMLQYAHDTQHEKIIRSLAIGIAVLNYAKEEAADVVIQQLISEQDPILRYGGAFTIALAYAGTGNNKAIKLLLHIAVSDASDDVRRAAVMGLGFILLRNHTAVPRMVELLSESHNPHVRYGTAMALGISCAGTGLKQAIDVLEPMMKDPVDFVRQGSMIALAMILIQQNEKLSPKVKQIQQAFAKVISAKHEDAMAKFGAALAQGIIDAGGRNVTISLEHQQTGNLNMKAVVGLAVFVQFWNWFPLAHFLSLAFTPTAIVGVREDRKVPKFNFNCHVNPKLFGYPAKVEEQNEKAPEKVVTAILSTTIKAKHRARKTNEAKKKMKQEVGGDSGDESDGEKDVKKDSEQEDESKMDVDATSAGINAGKEDLTLSNTTIDDGNNDSAIVNDEFDQFCDSIQKSSRRVYKVENMSRVLPSQLKYISFDKEGRFVPIRKFRGVGGVIVVTDNAPKEPVEIIKTVRQINSPDDDEDDEAPLPEPFEYIPEENEE is encoded by the coding sequence ATGACCAGTGAAGAGCTATACGAGGATGATAAGTTCCCTGCCCCCCAATTAGCAGCATTAGTTGCGTCGAAAGTCTACTATAACTTGGGCGAGTTTAATGCTTCTATGAGGTTTGCTCTTGTGGCTGGAGACAAGTTGGATCTATCACAACAATCGGAATATGTTGAAACAATTATTTCCAAGTGTTTGAGTCATTATATATCAGTCAGTCAGAAACTCCATGATATTCCTAAGGAGAACTTAACTGACGAGGAGAAAGTCATTGATCCTAAATTGGtggctgttgctgagaaAATGCTTAAGAGATGCATTGACAATGGGGACCACAAACTGGCTCTTGGCGTTGTCTTGGAGGCCAGACGATTAGATATTATTGAGTCTATACTGAAGAATGCGGGTAACGCAGTCGATGCTACTGGTGACGAAACAACTACCTCAGCTTTGGCCCAGTATGTTTTAGATTGCTCAATTAGCCTTGTTTCAAACAGAGAATTCCGTAACAAAGTATTGCATATGCTTGTAGGAATTATATTGGATACCGAAAATGCTGATTATTTTGCCATTTCAAAGATTATTGTCCAACTAAATGATTCCAATCTGGCTCTTCGACTTTTTAAGGATTTGCTGAGCAATGCCAAACTAGACGATACTAAGCGATTAATTGCTTATCAGGTGGCATTTGATTTGGTTGCTTCTGCTCCTCAACAACTTCTGGAGAGTGTTGCTAATGATTTGACTACTTTTAACGGCGCAGACAAACAGGAAGGTGGAGCTAATTATTATGATAAGCTCATTAAGATCTTATCAGGAGTGCCAACTTGCGACTTGAATATTACTTTTCTACAGAAGCATAATAACACAGATCTCTCCATTCTAAACAAAACCAAGAACCAATTGGACGGTCGGAACTCGATTTTCCACTCCGCAGTTACGTTTGAGAATGCTTTTATGCATGCTGGTACCACTGCTGATGGATTCTTCAGATCAAATTTAGAATGGCTATCGAAAGCAACCAACTGGACAAAGTTTTCTGCTACTGCAGCTCTTGGCGTTATTCATCAGGGCAATCTGTCGCAAGGAAGACGTATCCTTCAGCCTTATTTGCCTGGCAGCCAAGGTTCTTGTTATTCTCAAGGAGGTAGTCTTTTTGCACTGGGTTTGATATTTGCGGGACACGGCAGAGAGGTTGTCGATTACCTTCGTCAGCATATTACTGATGGTGGAGTAGGTAGTTCACAAAATAGTGAGGCCGAGGTTGTACTTCATGGTGCCGCTTTGGGTGTTGGTGTAGCTGGTATGGCTAGTGGAAACGTCGAGGTTTATGAAGAACTTCGTAATATTTTGTTCTCTGACTCGGCAATTGCCGGTGAGGGTGTAGGTTTGGCTATGGGTCTTGTAATGGCTGGCGGTTCGGGTAGTAGCGATGCCTCACTGTCTAGAGACGCTGCTGATTCAGCACAAGCAGAGATGTTGCAATATGCCCACGACACCCAGCATGAGAAAATTATTAGAAGTTTGGCTATTGGTATCGCTGTCCTTAATTATGCTAAGGAAGAGGCCGCAGATGTCGTTATTCAACAGCTTATTTCTGAACAAGATCCTATCTTGAGGTATGGCGGTGCTTTCACAATTGCTCTTGCCTATGCTGGTACAGGAAATAATAAAGCAATCAAGCTGTTATTGCATATTGCTGTATCTGATGCTAGTGATGATGTTCGAAGAGCTGCTGTCATGGGCTTGGGATTCATTCTTCTTCGCAATCACACTGCCGTACCAAGGATGGTAGAGTTATTATCAGAATCGCATAATCCTCATGTCCGATACGGAACTGCTATGGCTCTTGGTATTTCATGTGCTGGCACTGGCTTGAAGCAAGCAATTGATGTCCTTGAACCGATGATGAAGGATCCCGTTGATTTTGTTCGTCAAGGTTCCATGATTGCCCTTGCAATGATTCTTATCcaacaaaatgaaaagcTCTCACCGAAGGTTaaacaaattcaacaaGCCTTTGCCAAGGTCATTTCTGCCAAACATGAAGACGCTATGGCTAAATTTGGAGCTGCTCTTGCTCAAGGTATTATTGATGCCGGAGGACGTAATGTTACTATCTCATTAGAGCACCAACAGACAGGCAACCTCAACATGAAGGCGGTTGTTGGTTTAGCAGTATTTGTTCaattctggaactggttccCACTAGCACACTTTTTATCATTAGCATTCACTCCGACTGCTATTGTTGGCGTTCGCGAGGACCGCAAAGTTCCAAAGTTCAATTTCAACTGTCATGTTAACCCCAAACTCTTTGGATATCCTGCGAAGGTCGAGGAACAGAACGAGAAGGCCCCCGAGAAGGTCGTGACAGCCATTCTGTCAACTACCATCAAGGCTAAGCACAGAGCTCGCAAGACAAATGAGgctaagaagaagatgaagcaaGAGGTGGGTGGTGATTCTGGCGATGAGTCTGATGGTGAAAAGGATGTAAAGAAAGATTCTGAACAGGAGGACGAAAGCAAGATGGACGTTGATGCTACTAGTGCTGGTATAAATGCTGGAAAGGAGGATTTGACATTATCAAATACCACTATTGATGATGGTAACAATGATTCGGCTATTGTTAATGATGAATTTGATCAGTTTTGCGATAGCATTCAAAAATCAAGCCGTAGGGTCTATAAGGTAGAGAACATGTCAAGAGTTTTACCATCGCAACTGAAGTATATTTCGTTTGACAAGGAGGGAAGATTTGTGCCCATTCGTAAATTTCGAggagttggtggtgttATTGTGGTTACTGACAATGCGCCAAAGGAGCCAGTTGAAATTATTAAGACCGTTCGACAAATTAATTCTCcggatgatgatgaagacgatgaggCGCCGTTGCCGGAGCCGTTTGAGTACATTCCggaagaaaatgaagagTAG